The Fibrobacter sp. UWB5 genome has a window encoding:
- a CDS encoding GtrA family protein has translation MKHFIKYNLIGVMNTLITLASVWVMHQILDWNLELSNFLGFIFGAINSYLMNRIWNFKSHNRKRTEIIRFIIVFLAAYALNFVTLEATVYVLNTAWCKPFTDFISQFMKPGFFANIVANGVYVVASFMLYKKWVFK, from the coding sequence GTGAAACATTTCATCAAATACAACTTGATTGGCGTCATGAACACGCTCATTACCCTCGCCTCGGTCTGGGTAATGCACCAAATACTTGACTGGAACCTGGAACTTTCGAACTTTCTCGGGTTCATTTTCGGCGCCATCAACAGCTACTTGATGAACCGCATCTGGAATTTCAAGAGCCATAACCGCAAGCGCACCGAAATCATCCGATTCATCATCGTGTTCCTTGCGGCCTACGCCTTGAACTTTGTAACGCTCGAAGCCACCGTTTACGTTTTGAACACCGCCTGGTGCAAACCGTTCACCGACTTCATTTCGCAATTCATGAAACCCGGCTTCTTCGCAAACATCGTCGCCAACGGCGTGTATGTCGTCGCAAGCTTTATGCTTTATAAGAAGTGGGTGTTTAAATAG
- a CDS encoding acetyl-CoA hydrolase/transferase C-terminal domain-containing protein, which translates to MTWIDAKKCSAADAAAMINDGDVLGVSGFTLAGYPKEVPTALAARAEKLHAEGKPFKVTLFSGASTGDSCDGALARAQAVSLRMPYQSNPSLRKAINAGQIKYIDAHLGKMGYLVRTGAVPAPTAAIIEVSAILSDGRVCLSTSGGNSVTYLEMAPKIILELNTRLGDSFMGIHDTALPELPPHAKPLAIYSAGDRVGSEFVKIDPNKVIAVVETSRLDEVNPFVEPDDVSRNIGERILDFICFEESKGRLPKGMAFQSGVGKVANAVLSAMSDDSRLGTIDLYTEVIQEAVFPLLKKGKLGVASGTALTLSEKAQKEFVENAAEWKKHLVLRQQEVSNSPDVIRRVGVISMNTALEADIFGNVNSSLVTGSAMMNGIGGAADFARNCYLGIFLTPSVAKDGAISSIVPYVSHVDQTDHDTMIFVTEQGLADLRGLAAEERARLIIKNCAHPDFREPLTDFLEYSLKHAKGLHMPLALERAFEMHSRFLETGKMR; encoded by the coding sequence ATGACTTGGATTGATGCTAAGAAGTGCTCGGCAGCCGATGCTGCGGCAATGATTAACGATGGTGATGTGTTGGGAGTGTCCGGTTTTACCTTGGCGGGTTACCCCAAGGAGGTTCCGACGGCTTTGGCTGCACGTGCCGAAAAGTTGCATGCCGAAGGCAAGCCTTTCAAGGTGACGCTCTTCTCGGGAGCGTCGACCGGCGACAGCTGCGACGGGGCTTTAGCTCGGGCGCAGGCGGTGTCGCTCAGAATGCCTTACCAGAGCAATCCGAGTCTTCGCAAGGCGATTAACGCCGGCCAGATCAAGTATATCGATGCCCACCTCGGCAAGATGGGCTACCTCGTGCGTACGGGCGCTGTGCCTGCGCCGACGGCCGCGATCATCGAAGTCTCTGCCATATTGAGCGACGGTCGCGTATGCCTTTCGACCTCGGGCGGAAACTCGGTGACTTACCTCGAGATGGCGCCCAAGATCATTCTGGAATTGAATACGCGCCTGGGTGATTCCTTCATGGGAATTCACGATACCGCGCTCCCGGAACTCCCGCCGCATGCAAAGCCGCTGGCCATTTATAGCGCCGGCGACCGCGTGGGTTCTGAATTCGTTAAAATCGACCCGAACAAGGTCATCGCTGTTGTCGAAACCTCCCGCCTCGACGAAGTGAATCCGTTCGTGGAACCGGATGATGTCTCCAGAAACATCGGCGAACGTATTCTCGACTTTATCTGCTTTGAAGAAAGCAAGGGCAGACTCCCCAAGGGAATGGCCTTCCAGAGCGGCGTAGGCAAGGTGGCAAATGCTGTCCTTAGCGCCATGTCCGACGACAGTCGCCTTGGAACAATCGACCTTTATACCGAAGTCATTCAAGAAGCCGTGTTCCCGCTTTTAAAGAAGGGAAAGCTCGGTGTCGCCTCGGGCACGGCTCTTACTTTGTCCGAAAAAGCGCAGAAGGAATTCGTTGAAAATGCCGCCGAATGGAAAAAACACTTGGTGCTTCGCCAGCAAGAAGTGAGCAATAGCCCCGACGTGATTCGCCGCGTGGGTGTGATTTCCATGAATACGGCGCTCGAAGCCGACATCTTTGGTAACGTGAACAGCAGCCTTGTTACGGGCTCTGCCATGATGAACGGAATTGGCGGTGCGGCAGACTTTGCCCGCAACTGTTACCTTGGCATTTTCTTGACGCCCTCGGTTGCCAAGGACGGCGCCATCAGTTCGATTGTGCCTTACGTGAGCCATGTGGACCAGACAGACCATGATACCATGATTTTCGTGACGGAACAGGGCCTTGCCGACTTGCGTGGGCTTGCCGCCGAAGAACGAGCAAGACTCATTATCAAGAATTGCGCCCACCCGGATTTCCGCGAACCGCTCACCGATTTCTTGGAATACAGCTTGAAACATGCGAAGGGATTACACATGCCCTTGGCCCTGGAAAGGGCTTTCGAAATGCATTCCAGGTTCCTCGAAACCGGAAAAATGCGCTAA
- a CDS encoding histidine phosphatase family protein → MNRLFWIIVSVWFAFSMQACSGSSSSSNEELDPDEIGDDYIDDDDDGRSSGSRWEKRSSGVVQKDSLGRPISSAADPDKPGEPGEPGGSGNSSSSTGPVVGIEDPVIEDTTTVVDVEALPECTAQSEGESFLVKSENILYFCLAGEWVPSEEVSQAAGISCRDGKMYTGVEDDDEKGSSSGGTSPWGNFGGNSVNTAAVDTAEPRIVGARLVGVAEKGPFRYGTSIKLIELDSTQHLADSKRTHKTCILNGDGNYSFDSVDYVSPYLRVKANGYYRSELTGGLSPSPVTLEAVVDVTEKDTVNVNILTHMEAERVLKLVENSGNNQPIRAVKAQALRDILSSFDIQWDKSSGSGSTGGNGGFGGWNFGGQQQQLTTDGRFAEDIGLFDGDEYSGALLAISIMMQRKGSGSEMMSYAAGIADRIKGNGNWDDNNAKADLADWLMVLDTSGSYATIRNNIASWNMGEVPDFEKHLKRFWSRAYNFGDCNAQKADSVFCISNSLSAYFCGGGYDQPGPTVRFICDANTHEWRAATAVEKDTYGYGKGEYPGQIKNGRVDKEKYYVYDDETKKWRAATSDDIQEFEDLEDVYKNLKAGEKVIFFLRHAKRSDDTGKKGHLTDDGKTQSQNVGAKLKGEDIYFANSTYTRSMETCENIAKGAGSSYSENTIEALDGEWYVKDNNKLEQYKSNNGGGWVVASEYAYKGSYTDAFYDLGTYSESFITEIIKPEFANVKKVGVFISHDMFVVPLTAYFTDKKVNLRYFDTKQWVNYLAGLAIIMGKDGTIRYVPVRGLDSGTMTM, encoded by the coding sequence ATGAATCGCCTGTTTTGGATTATAGTCTCTGTTTGGTTCGCCTTCTCTATGCAGGCGTGTTCCGGTAGTTCGTCTTCTTCGAACGAAGAACTCGATCCCGATGAAATTGGAGACGATTATATTGATGACGACGATGATGGCCGCTCCAGCGGTTCTCGCTGGGAAAAGCGTTCCAGTGGCGTTGTCCAGAAAGATTCTTTAGGCCGTCCGATTTCGAGTGCGGCTGACCCCGACAAGCCGGGTGAACCTGGCGAACCCGGTGGATCGGGTAATTCCAGTTCTTCGACTGGCCCTGTTGTCGGTATTGAAGATCCGGTTATTGAAGATACCACGACTGTGGTCGATGTAGAGGCCTTGCCGGAATGTACCGCCCAAAGCGAGGGCGAATCCTTCTTGGTCAAGAGCGAAAATATTCTGTATTTCTGCCTAGCGGGTGAGTGGGTTCCTTCCGAAGAAGTCTCACAGGCCGCAGGAATTTCTTGCCGCGATGGCAAGATGTACACGGGTGTCGAAGATGACGACGAGAAGGGCTCTAGCTCGGGTGGAACCTCGCCTTGGGGCAACTTTGGTGGCAACTCCGTAAATACGGCGGCTGTCGATACGGCAGAACCGCGTATCGTGGGTGCTCGTCTGGTCGGCGTTGCCGAAAAGGGACCGTTCCGCTACGGTACATCCATTAAACTGATTGAACTTGACAGTACGCAGCATTTGGCCGATTCCAAGCGTACCCACAAGACTTGTATTTTGAATGGCGATGGCAACTACAGCTTTGACAGCGTGGACTATGTTTCGCCCTATTTGCGCGTGAAGGCGAATGGTTACTATCGCAGTGAACTGACGGGCGGACTTTCTCCGTCGCCTGTAACTCTTGAAGCCGTGGTCGACGTGACCGAAAAAGACACGGTGAACGTGAATATCCTGACTCACATGGAAGCGGAGCGTGTGCTCAAGCTTGTGGAAAATAGCGGCAACAACCAGCCGATTCGCGCCGTGAAGGCGCAGGCCCTGCGCGATATCCTTTCGAGCTTTGATATCCAGTGGGATAAGTCTTCTGGCTCCGGTAGCACCGGTGGTAACGGCGGCTTTGGCGGCTGGAATTTTGGTGGACAGCAACAGCAGCTCACGACCGATGGCCGCTTTGCCGAAGATATTGGACTCTTTGATGGTGACGAGTACAGTGGCGCCTTGCTTGCCATCTCTATCATGATGCAGCGCAAGGGCTCGGGCTCCGAGATGATGTCTTATGCCGCAGGCATTGCCGACCGCATCAAGGGTAACGGCAACTGGGACGACAACAACGCAAAGGCCGACTTGGCTGACTGGCTCATGGTTCTTGATACCAGCGGTTCTTACGCGACGATTCGCAACAATATTGCCAGCTGGAATATGGGCGAGGTCCCCGACTTTGAAAAGCACCTGAAGCGTTTCTGGTCCAGAGCCTATAACTTTGGTGATTGCAATGCGCAGAAAGCCGATTCGGTATTTTGCATTTCGAACAGCCTGAGCGCCTATTTCTGCGGGGGCGGCTACGATCAGCCGGGTCCGACGGTCCGCTTTATCTGCGATGCCAATACACATGAATGGCGCGCCGCTACCGCTGTCGAAAAGGACACTTATGGTTACGGCAAGGGAGAATACCCGGGCCAAATCAAGAATGGCCGCGTCGATAAAGAAAAGTATTATGTCTACGATGACGAAACCAAGAAGTGGCGTGCCGCGACAAGCGACGACATTCAGGAATTTGAAGACCTCGAAGATGTGTATAAGAACTTGAAGGCTGGCGAAAAGGTCATCTTCTTCTTGCGCCATGCCAAGCGCAGCGACGATACCGGCAAGAAGGGCCATTTGACCGATGACGGTAAGACACAGTCGCAGAATGTGGGCGCCAAGTTGAAGGGCGAAGACATTTATTTTGCGAACTCGACCTACACTCGAAGCATGGAAACCTGCGAAAATATTGCTAAGGGCGCTGGCTCCAGCTACTCTGAAAATACGATTGAAGCGCTTGATGGCGAATGGTACGTAAAAGACAACAACAAGCTCGAACAGTACAAGAGCAACAATGGCGGCGGCTGGGTCGTGGCTTCTGAATATGCATACAAGGGCTCGTATACCGACGCATTCTACGACCTTGGAACTTACAGCGAAAGCTTTATTACGGAAATTATCAAGCCTGAATTTGCGAACGTGAAAAAAGTGGGTGTATTCATTTCGCACGACATGTTTGTGGTTCCGCTGACGGCGTACTTCACCGACAAGAAGGTGAACCTGCGCTACTTTGATACCAAGCAATGGGTCAATTACTTGGCGGGCCTTGCAATCATCATGGGGAAAGACGGAACCATTCGTTATGTTCCGGTGAGGGGACTAGATTCCGGAACCATGACGATGTAG
- a CDS encoding phosphoglycerate mutase family protein, which yields MRKKWCVECLGAALAAALFLFGCSAENNGGVVNGGETANEGSVAVKPDTQAVQVLEPIYAPLYTFEILEERIAAADSADSVKVAHIVDLLARPRVDQHLMNHVPLDSAVERAKYETLAAFGVDSLQYAMDSNAVLLAIAAMVQNRASKEETLNFIRTLGEDLKGDGVWSDPNGKIKIADWIVGLDSNWRYNDIRNNAMAAYGGNVPNFEKYMRAFFPLAYSFVPCSAANAGQVTYVNQGQSAIFANDYETSDHSAVRFICDVNGFQWRIAQPMEKDTVGFGPGEYDREIREGRVIHDNYYIYDAGAWRLATPQEADGFTDLVEVYANLKADEKVIFVIRHSERTNDTGPNGHLTDNGVKYAKNLGKRLADAGKKGNFYYGYSGYTRTKETCENIAVGYGQAGYAVNVVPAMDGAWYVKDDAKASGYVDANGGWEVYSRYAFTGAYADAFYDLEDRSVQLIEGELVASLPQMERVNFMCTHDYLVVPLLAYVTDGHANVRFYEKWKWVNYLAGAAIIVSPDGSLRYIPVKGLETGVM from the coding sequence ATGAGAAAAAAATGGTGTGTGGAATGTTTGGGTGCTGCCCTGGCAGCAGCCCTGTTCTTGTTTGGATGCAGTGCAGAAAATAATGGTGGTGTCGTAAACGGAGGCGAAACGGCTAACGAGGGCTCGGTAGCGGTAAAGCCCGATACCCAGGCGGTTCAGGTCCTTGAACCGATTTATGCACCGCTCTATACCTTTGAAATTCTAGAAGAACGTATCGCCGCCGCCGATTCGGCGGATTCCGTCAAGGTGGCCCATATAGTGGATCTTTTGGCGCGCCCCCGTGTGGATCAGCACTTGATGAACCATGTTCCGTTAGATTCTGCCGTGGAACGCGCGAAGTACGAAACGCTTGCGGCCTTCGGGGTGGATTCCCTGCAGTATGCGATGGATTCTAATGCCGTATTGCTTGCCATTGCGGCAATGGTGCAGAACCGCGCAAGCAAAGAAGAAACGCTGAATTTTATCCGTACTTTGGGCGAAGACCTGAAAGGCGATGGCGTATGGAGCGACCCCAACGGAAAAATCAAGATTGCGGACTGGATCGTAGGTCTCGATTCCAACTGGAGGTACAACGATATCCGCAACAACGCGATGGCCGCCTACGGCGGCAACGTGCCGAATTTCGAGAAGTACATGCGCGCCTTTTTCCCGCTGGCGTACAGCTTTGTGCCCTGCAGCGCTGCGAATGCGGGACAGGTCACATACGTGAACCAGGGACAGAGTGCGATTTTTGCAAACGACTACGAAACATCTGACCATTCGGCGGTGCGTTTTATTTGCGATGTGAATGGATTCCAATGGCGCATCGCGCAGCCCATGGAAAAAGATACGGTGGGCTTTGGCCCAGGTGAATACGACCGTGAAATTCGCGAAGGGCGCGTCATCCATGACAACTATTACATTTACGATGCCGGCGCCTGGCGCCTTGCCACCCCGCAAGAAGCCGATGGCTTTACCGACCTTGTGGAGGTCTATGCGAACCTCAAGGCCGATGAAAAGGTCATTTTTGTTATCCGTCATAGCGAACGCACGAACGATACGGGCCCGAACGGACACTTGACCGATAACGGCGTAAAGTACGCCAAGAATTTGGGCAAGCGCCTTGCCGATGCCGGGAAAAAGGGGAATTTCTACTACGGCTATTCCGGCTACACGCGCACCAAGGAAACTTGCGAGAACATTGCCGTAGGTTACGGGCAGGCTGGCTACGCCGTCAATGTGGTCCCTGCCATGGACGGGGCGTGGTATGTGAAGGACGATGCGAAGGCAAGCGGCTACGTCGATGCCAATGGCGGTTGGGAAGTTTATTCCAGGTACGCCTTTACCGGTGCCTATGCGGATGCGTTCTACGATCTGGAAGATCGCAGCGTGCAGCTTATCGAAGGCGAACTCGTTGCGAGTTTGCCCCAGATGGAGCGGGTCAACTTCATGTGTACCCACGACTACCTGGTGGTGCCGCTCCTTGCCTATGTGACCGACGGGCATGCGAATGTGCGCTTTTACGAAAAATGGAAATGGGTAAATTACCTTGCCGGGGCGGCCATAATAGTCTCTCCGGACGGCTCGTTGCGCTATATCCCCGTGAAGGGCCTCGAAACCGGCGTGATGTAA
- a CDS encoding FISUMP domain-containing protein yields MFHIQRLFLVSTIALFLAACNDDDSSPSAPNPNDEIHSSDSNTPNGNSSGFNTSDNPTSSFSDAKDALVVSYGTMTDARDGRTYKTITLGDSTWMAENLKFDYKVNGASFGSQCSDNDETNCERQGRLYSWAAAMDSAGVFGNDGLGCGDNIACYPYKRVHGICPEGWHLPNGVHFTRDEASTFLATTDSIHTYLSFEGIITKLHYALFWLGEEGSYENGYAAYATTDSFITIFYARKNFDRLPIRCIKDYEENLPNILDVSIPKESHFNPNIDYGTMTDARDGKTYKTVKIGSQVWMAENLNYDVPIPADSENVSWCYADKKEFCDIMGRYYNAKAIFGKDINSLPECTEKWTDCEPYAEDKTAYQSVCPDGWHLPNKTEWETLFDEVGEKENLALKLMSTSGWNYEEGLNTSGFSAIPAGQASIDTDIYAYPPPNRYMAFRYAGSHALFWSANGVKIGEDYGRYYASIASPSPIVAGMPFTNNDLYFSVRCLKNAE; encoded by the coding sequence ATGTTCCATATCCAACGTCTTTTTCTTGTTTCGACAATTGCCCTTTTCCTAGCGGCATGCAACGATGACGATTCATCGCCTAGCGCTCCGAATCCAAACGACGAAATCCATTCGTCCGACAGCAACACGCCCAACGGCAATTCATCAGGCTTCAACACAAGCGACAACCCTACCAGCAGTTTCTCTGACGCAAAAGATGCCTTAGTCGTAAGCTACGGAACCATGACCGATGCCCGCGACGGAAGAACCTACAAGACTATTACCTTGGGCGATTCCACCTGGATGGCCGAGAACCTAAAATTTGACTACAAAGTTAACGGAGCCTCTTTCGGGAGCCAGTGCAGCGACAACGACGAAACGAACTGCGAAAGGCAAGGACGACTTTACTCTTGGGCAGCCGCCATGGATTCTGCAGGTGTATTCGGCAATGACGGCCTTGGCTGCGGAGACAATATCGCATGCTACCCCTACAAGCGCGTTCACGGAATTTGTCCGGAAGGCTGGCACTTGCCGAACGGAGTCCACTTCACCAGAGATGAGGCGTCCACGTTTTTAGCAACCACCGATTCCATACATACCTATCTGAGCTTTGAAGGAATTATAACGAAGCTTCATTACGCCCTTTTTTGGCTCGGCGAAGAAGGAAGCTACGAAAACGGCTATGCCGCATACGCAACTACCGATTCATTCATCACAATATTTTATGCTCGAAAAAATTTTGACCGACTTCCTATCCGTTGCATCAAGGATTACGAAGAAAACCTCCCGAACATTCTTGACGTGAGCATTCCAAAAGAATCCCATTTCAATCCGAATATTGACTACGGAACCATGACCGACGCCCGTGACGGCAAGACATACAAGACCGTCAAAATCGGTAGCCAAGTCTGGATGGCCGAAAACCTGAACTACGATGTTCCGATACCCGCCGATTCCGAAAATGTTTCGTGGTGCTATGCAGACAAGAAAGAATTCTGCGACATCATGGGACGCTACTACAACGCCAAGGCAATCTTTGGCAAAGATATCAACTCTCTGCCGGAATGTACAGAAAAATGGACCGACTGCGAGCCTTACGCCGAAGACAAAACCGCGTACCAAAGTGTTTGCCCGGACGGATGGCATTTACCTAACAAGACCGAATGGGAAACGCTTTTTGATGAAGTCGGCGAAAAAGAGAACTTGGCACTCAAATTAATGAGCACATCTGGATGGAATTACGAAGAAGGCCTTAACACCAGCGGTTTTTCAGCTATTCCTGCCGGTCAAGCTTCCATTGATACCGACATATATGCTTATCCCCCTCCCAACCGATACATGGCCTTTAGATATGCCGGATCCCATGCTCTATTCTGGTCTGCAAACGGAGTCAAAATCGGAGAAGACTACGGAAGGTACTACGCCTCTATCGCAAGTCCTAGTCCGATTGTAGCAGGTATGCCTTTTACCAACAACGACCTTTATTTTTCCGTGCGTTGCTTAAAGAACGCCGAATAA
- a CDS encoding acetyl-CoA carboxylase biotin carboxyl carrier protein subunit: protein MKKTVRISFEGKTYDVEVEVLDSNAAVAAAPVAAAAPAAAPAAAPAAAGGTEVKSPLAGSVFKLKVKVGDTVTANQEVAIIEALKMENPVVAPCAGTVNSIAVKETDTVVDGQTLMTIA from the coding sequence ATGAAGAAAACCGTCCGTATCAGTTTCGAAGGCAAGACCTACGATGTCGAAGTAGAAGTTCTTGATTCCAATGCAGCCGTTGCCGCTGCTCCGGTTGCCGCTGCCGCTCCGGCCGCTGCTCCCGCTGCCGCTCCTGCCGCCGCCGGTGGTACCGAAGTCAAGAGCCCGCTGGCCGGTTCCGTGTTCAAGCTGAAGGTCAAGGTCGGTGACACCGTTACCGCCAACCAGGAAGTGGCTATCATCGAAGCCCTCAAGATGGAAAACCCGGTCGTCGCTCCGTGCGCCGGCACCGTGAACTCCATCGCCGTCAAGGAAACCGACACCGTCGTCGACGGCCAGACCCTGATGACTATCGCCTAA
- a CDS encoding sodium ion-translocating decarboxylase subunit beta, with translation MSSLLQSVVEFAGDTGFAYVTPSMVIMWIVSFVLMYLAIVKKYEPLLLLPISLGALAVNIPSAGFYDGGWSIEGMFTPTAGLYYYISQGIHLELFPPIIFLGVGAMTDFGPLIANPRTLLLGGGAQFGVFATMFCAVAFGGFTLGEAASIGIIGGADGPTSIFTANKLAKHLIGPIAVAAYTYMALVPLIQPPIMRLMTNDKERKIRMKALRKVSKAERIVFAVMVMIVCILVVPDASALIIMLMLGNIFKEAGVVERLVKTSSNELMNIVTIFLGTSVGLTMSADIFLRPQTLMIIAMGVVAFGFSTAAGLFLAKIMNKCTPKNPVNPLIGSAGVSAVPMAARVSQVEGAKYDPQNFLLMHAMGPNVAGVIGTAVCAGYMISRLS, from the coding sequence ATGAGTTCACTCTTGCAATCGGTCGTTGAGTTCGCAGGCGACACCGGATTCGCATACGTCACCCCTTCGATGGTGATCATGTGGATCGTGAGTTTCGTCTTGATGTACTTGGCGATTGTCAAAAAGTACGAGCCGCTGCTGCTCTTGCCGATTTCGCTCGGCGCACTGGCGGTGAACATCCCGAGCGCGGGATTCTACGATGGCGGCTGGAGCATCGAAGGTATGTTTACCCCGACGGCCGGCCTCTATTACTACATCAGCCAGGGTATCCACCTGGAACTCTTCCCGCCCATCATCTTCTTGGGCGTGGGCGCCATGACGGACTTCGGACCGCTTATCGCTAACCCGCGTACACTGCTTCTCGGCGGTGGCGCTCAGTTCGGCGTGTTCGCGACGATGTTCTGCGCCGTGGCTTTCGGTGGCTTTACTCTCGGTGAAGCGGCCTCTATCGGTATCATCGGTGGTGCCGACGGTCCGACCTCTATCTTCACTGCGAACAAACTTGCTAAGCACCTCATCGGCCCCATCGCCGTGGCTGCTTACACCTACATGGCCCTTGTGCCGCTCATCCAGCCGCCTATCATGCGCCTGATGACCAACGACAAGGAACGCAAGATTCGCATGAAGGCTCTCCGCAAGGTCAGCAAGGCCGAACGTATCGTGTTCGCTGTGATGGTGATGATTGTGTGCATCCTCGTGGTGCCCGATGCATCTGCCTTGATCATCATGCTCATGCTCGGCAATATCTTCAAGGAAGCCGGTGTCGTGGAACGTCTCGTGAAGACTTCTTCCAACGAACTCATGAACATCGTGACTATCTTCCTCGGAACTTCCGTGGGTCTCACGATGTCTGCCGACATCTTCTTGCGTCCGCAGACTCTCATGATTATCGCTATGGGTGTGGTGGCCTTCGGTTTCTCGACCGCTGCAGGCCTCTTCCTTGCCAAGATCATGAACAAGTGCACTCCCAAGAACCCTGTGAACCCGCTCATCGGTTCCGCCGGCGTGTCCGCCGTGCCGATGGCCGCCCGTGTTTCTCAGGTGGAAGGTGCCAAGTATGACCCGCAGAACTTCTTGCTGATGCACGCTATGGGCCCGAACGTGGCTGGCGTGATCGGTACTGCAGTTTGCGCCGGTTACATGATTTCCAGACTCTCGTAA